In Eschrichtius robustus isolate mEscRob2 chromosome 2, mEscRob2.pri, whole genome shotgun sequence, a single window of DNA contains:
- the LRRC70 gene encoding leucine-rich repeat-containing protein 70 isoform X1, with the protein MNRKTKNRAMCGVRFSLPCLRLFLLVTCYLVLLFHKEILGCSSVCQLCTGRQINCRNLGLSSIPKNFPESTVFLYLTGNNISHINESELTGLHSLVALYLDNSSIVYVYPKAFVHLRQLYFLYLNNNFIKRLDPGIFEGLSNLRNLYLQSNQVSFVPRGVFHDLVSVQYLNLQRNRLTVLGSGTFVGMIALRILDLSNNKILRISDSGFQHLGNLDCLYLEGNNLTKVPSNAFEVLKSLKRLSLSHNHIEAIQPFAFKGLVNLEYLLLKNSRIKNVTRDGFSGISNLKHLILSHNDLENLNSDTFSLLKNLIYLKLDRNRIISIDNDTFENMGASLKILNLSFNNLTDLHPRVLKPLSSLTHLQANSNPWECNCKLLGLRDWLASSAITLNIYCQNPPSMRGRALHYIKWTDFTNCVTSSTNVSRAWAIKSLHIHHKTTALMMAWHKITTNGKHLENTESVTFWERIRTSPASRFFQENTFGNPLETTAVLPVQIQLTSPVNLNLEKNSALPIDAASVSGKTSLICTQEVEKLNEAFDILLAFFILACVLIVFLIYKVVQFKQKLKAPENSGENRLEYYSFYQSARYNVTASICNTSPDSLECPGLEQIRLHKQIVPESEAQVILFEHSAL; encoded by the coding sequence ATGAACAGAAAAACCAAGAACAGGGCTATGTGTGGAGTACGTTTTTCTCTGCCTTGCCTACGACTGTTTCTACTTGTTACCTGTTATCTTGTGTTATTATTCCATAAAGAGATACTTGGATGTTCATCTGTTTGCCAGCTCTGCACTGGGAGACAAATTAACTGCCGTAACTTAGGCCTTTCAAGCATTCCTAAGAATTTTCCTGAAAGTACAGTTTTTCTATATCTGACTGGAAATAATATATCTCATATAAATGAAAGTGAATTAACTGGACTTCATTCTCTTGTAGCGTTGTATTTGGATAATTCTAGCATTGTGTATGTATATCCAAAAGCTTTTGTTCATTTGAGGCAgctatattttctatatctgaataataattttataaaacgCTTGGATCCTGGAATATTTGAGGGACTTTCCAACCTTCGTAATTTATATTTACAGTCTAATCAAGTATCTTTTGTTCCAAGAGGAGTATTTCATGATCTAGTTTCAGTTCAGTACTTAAATCTACAAAGAAATCGCCTCACTGTCCTTGGGAGTGGTACGTTTGTTGGTATGATTGCTCTTCGGATACTTGATTTATCAAACAATAAAATTTTGAGGATATCAGACTCAGGCTTTCAACACCTTGGAAACCTGGATTGTTTGTATCTAGAAGGTAATAATTTAACAAAAGTACCATCAAATGCTTTTGAAGTTCTTAAGAGTCTTAAAAGACTTTCTTTGTCTCATAACCATATTGAAGCAATACAGCCCTTTGCATTTAAAGGACTTGTCAACTTGGAGTATCTCCTTCTGAAAAATTCAAGAATTAAAAATGTTACTAGGGATGGGTTTAGTGGAATTAGTAATCTTAAACATTTGATCTTAAGTCATAAtgatttagaaaatttaaattctGACACATTTAGCTTGTTAAAGAATTTAATTTACCTTAAGTTAGATAGAAACAGAATAATCAGCATTGATAATGATACCTTTGAAAACATGGGAGCATCTTTGAAGATTCTTAACCTGTCATTTAATAATCTTACAGACTTACATCCAAGGGTCCTTAAGCCATTATCTTCATTGACTCATCTTCAGGCAAATTCTAATCCTTGGGAATGTAACTGCAAACTATTGGGTCTTCGCGACTGGTTAGCATCTTCAGCCATTACTCTAAACATCTATTGTCAGAATCCCCCATCCATGCGTGGCAGAGCATTGCATTATATTAAATGGACTGACTTTACAAATTGCGTTACATCTTCAACAAATGTATCCAGAGCTTGGGCTATAAAATCTCTTCATATTCATCACAAGACCACTGCATTAATGATGGCCTGGCATAAAATAACCACAAATGGGAAACATTTGGAAAACACTGAGAGTGTTACTTTCTGGGAACGAATTCGTACTTCACCTGCCAGTAGATTTTTTCAAGAGAATACCTTTGGTAATCCATTAGAGACTACTGCAGTGTTACCTGTGCAAATACAGCTTACTTCTCCTGTTAACTTGAACTTGGAAAAAAACAGTGCTCTACCGATTGATGCTGCTTCGGTGTCAGGGAAAACATCTCTAATTTGTACACAAGAAGTTGAAAAGTTGAATGAGGCTTTTGACATTTTGCtagctttttttattttagcttgtGTTTTAATCGTTTTTTTGATCTACAAAGTTGTTCAGTTTAAACAAAAACTAAAGGCACCAGAAAACTCAGGGGAAAATAGACTTGAATACTACAGCTTTTATCAGTCAGCAAGGTATAATGTAACAGCTTCAATCTGTAACACTTCCCCAGATTCTCTAGAATGCCCTGGTTTGGAGCAGATTCGACTTCATAAACAAATTGTTCCTGAAAGTGAGGCACAGGTCATTCTCTTTGAACATTCTGCTTTATAA
- the LRRC70 gene encoding leucine-rich repeat-containing protein 70 isoform X2: MIALRILDLSNNKILRISDSGFQHLGNLDCLYLEDLHPRVLKPLSSLTHLQANSNPWECNCKLLGLRDWLASSAITLNIYCQNPPSMRGRALHYIKWTDFTNCVTSSTNVSRAWAIKSLHIHHKTTALMMAWHKITTNGKHLENTESVTFWERIRTSPASRFFQENTFGNPLETTAVLPVQIQLTSPVNLNLEKNSALPIDAASVSGKTSLICTQEVEKLNEAFDILLAFFILACVLIVFLIYKVVQFKQKLKAPENSGENRLEYYSFYQSARYNVTASICNTSPDSLECPGLEQIRLHKQIVPESEAQVILFEHSAL, translated from the exons ATGATTGCTCTTCGGATACTTGATTTATCAAACAATAAAATTTTGAGGATATCAGACTCAGGCTTTCAACACCTTGGAAACCTGGATTGTTTGTATCTAGAAG ACTTACATCCAAGGGTCCTTAAGCCATTATCTTCATTGACTCATCTTCAGGCAAATTCTAATCCTTGGGAATGTAACTGCAAACTATTGGGTCTTCGCGACTGGTTAGCATCTTCAGCCATTACTCTAAACATCTATTGTCAGAATCCCCCATCCATGCGTGGCAGAGCATTGCATTATATTAAATGGACTGACTTTACAAATTGCGTTACATCTTCAACAAATGTATCCAGAGCTTGGGCTATAAAATCTCTTCATATTCATCACAAGACCACTGCATTAATGATGGCCTGGCATAAAATAACCACAAATGGGAAACATTTGGAAAACACTGAGAGTGTTACTTTCTGGGAACGAATTCGTACTTCACCTGCCAGTAGATTTTTTCAAGAGAATACCTTTGGTAATCCATTAGAGACTACTGCAGTGTTACCTGTGCAAATACAGCTTACTTCTCCTGTTAACTTGAACTTGGAAAAAAACAGTGCTCTACCGATTGATGCTGCTTCGGTGTCAGGGAAAACATCTCTAATTTGTACACAAGAAGTTGAAAAGTTGAATGAGGCTTTTGACATTTTGCtagctttttttattttagcttgtGTTTTAATCGTTTTTTTGATCTACAAAGTTGTTCAGTTTAAACAAAAACTAAAGGCACCAGAAAACTCAGGGGAAAATAGACTTGAATACTACAGCTTTTATCAGTCAGCAAGGTATAATGTAACAGCTTCAATCTGTAACACTTCCCCAGATTCTCTAGAATGCCCTGGTTTGGAGCAGATTCGACTTCATAAACAAATTGTTCCTGAAAGTGAGGCACAGGTCATTCTCTTTGAACATTCTGCTTTATAA